GTGGAAGCCGGCGGCGCCCGCCCCTTCCCGCCGGCGCGGGAGCTGGGGACGGTGCTGCGCCTGCTGCAAGCCTGCGCCGCCCCCGCCGCCGCCACCGGGGCACCCGCCCCCACCCTGGCGCAGGCCCTCAGCGGCGCAGAACGGGCGCTGGAAAAAGGCGCCACACTGTGCCTGCTCAGCGACTTCTGGTCCGAAGGCCCGGCCCTGCTGGACCGCCTCAAAGCCCTGCGGGAACGCTACCCCATCACCGCCCTGCAGCTGCTGGATCCCGCTGACGAACAGCTGCCCGACGCCGGCCTGCTGCGCCTGCGCGCACCGGACAGCGCCGCCGTTCATCTCATCGACAGCAGCAACGCCACCCTGCGCGCGGCCTACGCCGCCGCCATGAAGGAACGCCGCGAGGCGCTGACGCAGCGTTTCCACCGCATCGGCGTGCACTGGCGGCCTTTGCGCACAGACCGGGACATGCTGAAACAGATGGAAACCCTGCCGTGACATCGCAAACCCCGCGCCACCTCCCTTGGTCCCCGCTTTGGCAAAGAGGGGAACCGGGAAGTCTCTTCCCAGGGCGGGACCAAGGACAGCCATGAACCGCGACCAGCTACTCACCCGCCTGGCGGACATCACCCCGCCACCGGCGCCGGACTGGACACCGTGGCTGCTGGGCGGCGGCACTGCCCTGGCCGCGCTCGTCATCCTCGCGGGGACGGCCTGGTGGCTGCGGCACCGGCCCGCCCGCACCCCGCCGGCGCCCGCCGCCCAGGCCCTGGCGCGGCTGGACGAATTGGAGACCCGCTGGCGCAAGGGAGAGGTGCCTCACCGGGAGGCCGCCTACCGCCTGGCCACCTTGCTGCGCCTGGGCCTG
This genomic window from Gammaproteobacteria bacterium contains:
- a CDS encoding DUF58 domain-containing protein, with protein sequence MSALLLSTADLEQLHSLTLAWRRAQGRAGSRFAGPAPSLYRGRGMELKDMRPYQAGDDVRHMDWRATARSGRPMTKVFHEERQRLLHLVVDRRPAMFFGTRGELKAARAARAAALLAFSALAQQERVSGVTVEAGGARPFPPARELGTVLRLLQACAAPAAATGAPAPTLAQALSGAERALEKGATLCLLSDFWSEGPALLDRLKALRERYPITALQLLDPADEQLPDAGLLRLRAPDSAAVHLIDSSNATLRAAYAAAMKERREALTQRFHRIGVHWRPLRTDRDMLKQMETLP